In Vagococcus hydrophili, one DNA window encodes the following:
- a CDS encoding GNAT family N-acetyltransferase: MITYKKDKNISSQHLDTLYSSVGWISYTHDLDQLKRAVAYSLFVLSAWEDNTLIGLIRTVGDGETILYIQDILVHPDYQNKKIGSELMSQTLEEFKAIRQKVLLTEEAPDTRYFYEKFGFNSCDQGQSVAFFKAF; encoded by the coding sequence ATGATTACTTATAAAAAAGATAAAAACATTTCATCTCAACATTTAGACACCCTTTATTCAAGCGTTGGCTGGATTAGCTATACACATGATTTAGATCAGTTAAAAAGAGCTGTGGCTTATTCCCTGTTTGTTTTAAGCGCTTGGGAGGACAACACTTTAATTGGCTTAATTAGAACTGTGGGAGACGGAGAAACGATTCTTTATATTCAAGATATTTTAGTCCATCCTGATTATCAGAATAAAAAAATTGGCTCTGAATTAATGTCACAAACACTAGAAGAGTTTAAAGCAATTCGACAAAAAGTTTTACTCACAGAAGAAGCTCCTGATACACGTTATTTTTATGAAAAATTTGGATTTAACAGTTGTGATCAAGGACAATCCGTAGCCTTTTTTAAAGCTTTTTGA
- the sdaAB gene encoding L-serine ammonia-lyase, iron-sulfur-dependent subunit beta produces MAQYKSVFDIIGPIMIGPSSSHTAGAARIGKVVRQIFGEQPEKVDLYLYESFAKTYRGHGTDIALVGGLLDMEPDDERLSNSLKIAHEVGMEVAFVPKKEKADHPNSVKIVVKSGERTLTCLGISIGGGAIQISELNGFKINLDLSTPTYLTVHQDKPGIIAKVTGILSEHDINISTMTVTREAKGDKAIMIIEVDERIEGLTEKLKTIDYIDEVSFFG; encoded by the coding sequence ATGGCTCAATATAAAAGCGTCTTTGATATTATCGGACCTATCATGATCGGACCTAGTAGCTCTCATACAGCAGGTGCCGCACGTATTGGTAAAGTGGTTCGCCAAATCTTTGGGGAACAACCAGAAAAAGTTGATTTATATCTATACGAATCTTTCGCAAAAACATATCGTGGTCACGGAACCGATATCGCTCTTGTCGGTGGGTTACTTGATATGGAACCAGATGATGAACGTCTGTCTAATTCTTTAAAGATTGCTCATGAAGTCGGTATGGAAGTAGCTTTTGTTCCAAAAAAAGAAAAAGCTGATCATCCTAACTCTGTTAAAATTGTTGTAAAATCAGGTGAGCGTACCTTAACCTGTTTAGGTATTTCAATTGGTGGTGGTGCCATTCAAATTTCCGAATTAAACGGCTTTAAAATTAACTTGGATTTATCAACGCCAACCTATTTAACAGTTCATCAAGACAAACCAGGAATTATTGCGAAAGTAACTGGCATCTTATCTGAACATGACATTAATATTAGTACCATGACCGTCACTCGTGAAGCTAAAGGTGACAAAGCGATTATGATTATTGAAGTAGATGAACGTATTGAAGGCTTAACAGAAAAATTGAAGACCATTGATTACATAGATGAAGTAAGTTTCTTTGGCTAA
- the rpmG gene encoding 50S ribosomal protein L33 — MGQRRSALACTVCGSRNYSKAVSDTNRTERLEVKKFCKYCGKHTLHSETK; from the coding sequence TTGGGACAAAGAAGATCAGCTTTAGCTTGTACAGTTTGTGGTTCAAGAAACTACTCGAAAGCCGTAAGTGATACAAACCGTACAGAACGATTAGAAGTAAAAAAATTCTGTAAATATTGCGGAAAACACACGTTACATAGCGAAACTAAATAA
- a CDS encoding GNAT family N-acetyltransferase produces the protein MFKEITKLTPQHFELLLDADPSQNIVEDYAKRGNAFEAIKVNKLVGIVVLLPTRPETIEIVNIAVHQDFQNQGIGQDILKFAIQTAKKQNYVTLEIGTGSTSFGQLYLYQKLNFRITGIDPDFFIRHYDEEIIENGLILKDMLRLQQDL, from the coding sequence ATTTTTAAAGAAATCACTAAACTAACCCCTCAACACTTTGAATTGTTACTAGATGCCGATCCCTCACAAAATATTGTGGAAGATTACGCTAAAAGGGGAAATGCTTTTGAAGCGATAAAAGTAAATAAGTTAGTGGGAATTGTCGTACTACTTCCAACACGACCTGAAACGATCGAAATTGTTAATATCGCCGTTCATCAAGATTTTCAAAATCAAGGGATTGGACAAGATATCCTTAAGTTTGCGATACAAACTGCTAAAAAACAAAACTATGTAACACTTGAAATTGGAACAGGTTCAACAAGTTTTGGACAACTTTATCTTTATCAAAAATTGAATTTTAGAATCACTGGGATTGACCCTGATTTCTTCATTCGCCATTACGATGAAGAAATTATTGAAAATGGATTAATTTTGAAAGACATGCTTCGCTTGCAACAAGATTTATAA
- the nhaC gene encoding Na+/H+ antiporter NhaC has protein sequence MNKKIGLLEASIVLSLIILSISVGVIGLKLSPNITILFAISVSIFYVLIKRMPMEIINNGIVSGLKPGIIPIFIFLLVGALIAVWIQAGIIPTLMVVGFKLISVKWFVPSVFLVCAIVGSAVGSAFTVMSTIGIAFFGIGATIGLNPALVVGAIVSGSVFGDKMSPLSESTNLASAIVGADLFKHIKHLMWSTIPAFVISLILFAVFGMSNTNADLSEIDTVVSVLESNFSISFWSVIPIALMLICAWKKIPAIITILLNVIVGIVMIFIQKPSTDIASIATVVEKGFISETGNQQIDLLLSRGGIDSMMPTVALIILTLSLGGILMEIGLVTTVIESLVKKLNSTWQLIVVTLLSSIGVNIFIGEQFLSVILPGNAFKDAYNERNIDPVVLSRTLEDGGTVINYLIPWGIAGSFVASTFGVPTLTYLPFVFFSLLSPVFSILSAVTGIGVLYKEEAVK, from the coding sequence ATGAATAAAAAAATTGGATTATTAGAAGCGAGCATTGTATTAAGTTTAATTATATTAAGTATTTCAGTTGGGGTTATTGGGTTAAAATTATCACCTAACATTACGATTTTATTTGCGATTAGTGTGAGTATATTTTACGTTTTAATCAAAAGAATGCCCATGGAAATTATCAATAACGGAATTGTTTCAGGACTTAAACCAGGGATTATCCCCATCTTTATCTTTTTACTAGTTGGAGCGTTAATTGCGGTTTGGATTCAAGCAGGGATTATCCCGACACTCATGGTGGTTGGTTTTAAATTAATTAGTGTGAAATGGTTCGTTCCATCAGTTTTCCTTGTGTGTGCTATTGTTGGTAGTGCTGTAGGCAGTGCCTTTACAGTTATGTCAACGATTGGGATTGCCTTTTTCGGAATTGGTGCAACGATTGGTTTAAATCCAGCCCTTGTTGTGGGTGCCATTGTTTCTGGTTCAGTCTTTGGAGATAAGATGTCGCCTTTATCTGAATCAACGAACTTAGCTTCTGCTATTGTGGGTGCTGATTTATTTAAACACATTAAACATTTAATGTGGTCAACCATTCCAGCTTTTGTTATTTCGCTGATTTTATTCGCAGTGTTTGGAATGAGCAACACGAATGCAGACTTAAGTGAAATCGACACTGTGGTTAGTGTGTTAGAATCTAACTTTTCAATTTCTTTCTGGTCAGTGATTCCAATTGCTTTAATGTTGATTTGTGCATGGAAAAAAATTCCAGCGATTATTACGATTTTACTTAATGTCATTGTGGGAATTGTCATGATTTTTATCCAAAAACCTTCTACAGATATCGCAAGTATTGCCACCGTTGTGGAAAAGGGATTCATTTCTGAAACAGGGAATCAACAAATTGATTTACTGCTTTCAAGAGGTGGCATTGATAGTATGATGCCAACGGTTGCTTTGATTATTTTAACGTTATCACTTGGTGGGATTTTAATGGAGATTGGTTTAGTGACAACAGTGATTGAATCATTAGTTAAAAAATTAAATTCAACATGGCAATTAATTGTAGTCACACTTCTTTCAAGTATTGGGGTTAACATTTTTATTGGGGAACAATTTTTATCAGTGATTTTACCAGGAAATGCTTTTAAAGATGCTTACAACGAACGTAACATTGATCCAGTTGTCTTAAGTCGAACTTTAGAAGATGGTGGAACTGTAATTAACTACTTAATTCCTTGGGGGATAGCAGGAAGCTTTGTTGCTAGTACCTTTGGTGTACCAACTTTAACTTACCTACCATTTGTATTTTTCAGTTTATTGTCACCAGTCTTTTCTATATTGAGTGCTGTGACAGGTATTGGTGTGTTGTACAAAGAAGAAGCAGTGAAATAA
- the cbpA gene encoding cyclic di-AMP binding protein CbpA, with product MLIESVCIPKRQLTTVNESCSLEEALVILEESGFRCVPVLDEAGRIFRGNIYKMHIYRHKANGGDMTLPVTHLIKNATKFIPLNSSFFKIFFTIKELPYIAVLDNDNMFYGILTHSGLLGILSQSWNGNEGRFALTVASTGKKGDLASMTKIISKHSDIASCITLDVGKDEYIRRTIITLPANTDKETCDIIIKALEKKDFFVAQVEDLSTGIN from the coding sequence ATGTTAATCGAATCAGTTTGTATTCCAAAAAGACAGTTAACAACTGTTAATGAATCTTGTTCATTAGAAGAAGCACTAGTAATCCTTGAAGAATCAGGATTTCGTTGTGTGCCTGTTTTAGATGAAGCAGGACGTATTTTTAGAGGTAACATCTATAAAATGCACATCTATCGTCACAAAGCGAATGGCGGAGATATGACTTTACCTGTGACTCACCTAATTAAGAATGCCACAAAATTTATTCCATTAAATTCATCATTCTTTAAAATTTTCTTTACCATCAAGGAGCTCCCATATATTGCCGTTTTAGACAATGACAATATGTTTTATGGGATTTTGACTCACAGTGGCTTATTAGGAATTTTATCACAGTCATGGAATGGTAATGAAGGACGCTTCGCATTAACTGTGGCTTCAACCGGTAAAAAAGGCGACTTAGCTAGTATGACTAAAATTATTTCTAAACATTCAGATATCGCAAGTTGTATTACTTTAGATGTTGGTAAAGATGAGTACATTAGAAGAACCATCATTACTCTTCCAGCTAACACTGATAAAGAAACGTGCGACATTATTATTAAAGCCTTAGAGAAAAAAGATTTCTTTGTGGCACAAGTCGAAGATTTAAGTACAGGCATTAATTAA
- the nusG gene encoding transcription termination/antitermination protein NusG, translated as MESFERHWYVLHTYSGYENKVKTNIESRAQSMGMDEFIYRVVVPEEEEREIKNGKEKVSAKKTFPGYVLVEMIMTDDSWYVVRNTPGVTGFVGSHGAGSKPAPLLDEEIEHILRKLGISKRLVDLDVEVGETVTIIEGAFSGLTGEITEIDNEKQKLKVNIDMFGRETSTELDFEQIDKL; from the coding sequence ATGGAATCATTTGAAAGACATTGGTATGTTTTACATACATATTCAGGCTACGAAAATAAAGTTAAAACAAACATCGAATCACGTGCTCAAAGCATGGGAATGGATGAATTTATTTACCGCGTAGTTGTACCAGAGGAAGAAGAAAGAGAAATAAAAAATGGAAAAGAAAAAGTATCTGCTAAGAAAACTTTTCCAGGTTATGTTTTAGTTGAAATGATTATGACTGATGACTCTTGGTATGTTGTTCGTAATACACCTGGTGTGACTGGTTTTGTTGGTTCACACGGTGCCGGAAGCAAGCCAGCGCCTTTATTAGATGAAGAAATCGAGCACATTTTACGCAAACTTGGCATCAGCAAACGTCTTGTTGATTTAGATGTTGAAGTTGGCGAAACAGTAACGATTATCGAAGGAGCTTTCTCAGGTTTAACTGGTGAAATCACAGAAATTGATAATGAAAAACAAAAATTAAAAGTTAATATTGACATGTTCGGTCGTGAAACAAGTACAGAGTTAGATTTTGAACAAATCGATAAACTATAA
- a CDS encoding alpha/beta fold hydrolase has translation MGQTSKVAAVTQKIKKEKIPTVFIHGYSGNNNTMKSMTNRFEKSNHAKNVMEMTVSSEGEVSISGNKKVTFEANNPMIRLAYDENKTHQWDQASWLKEALAVLKKDYGVEEVNLVGFSMGGISSFLYLESYPSDQTQPKVNKVVSIGAPFNEFIEDKEQTREDIEANGPRQISPQLTNYQELVTNLDPELKFLLIAGQISENDKSDGTVPLNSSLGIYALLKEKKIEVQSEVIYGVNADHSSLRKNEEVDDYVAEFLWQ, from the coding sequence GTGGGACAGACAAGTAAAGTAGCCGCAGTTACTCAAAAGATAAAAAAAGAAAAAATTCCCACAGTGTTTATTCATGGTTACAGTGGAAATAATAACACAATGAAAAGTATGACTAACCGCTTTGAAAAATCAAATCACGCTAAAAATGTTATGGAAATGACTGTCTCATCAGAAGGCGAGGTTTCGATTTCTGGTAACAAAAAAGTAACATTTGAGGCAAATAATCCGATGATTCGTTTGGCCTATGATGAGAATAAAACTCATCAATGGGATCAAGCAAGTTGGCTTAAAGAAGCTTTAGCAGTGTTGAAAAAAGATTACGGTGTCGAAGAAGTTAATCTTGTTGGTTTTTCAATGGGGGGGATTAGTAGCTTTTTATATTTAGAAAGTTATCCCTCAGATCAAACTCAACCTAAAGTGAATAAAGTCGTGTCGATTGGGGCACCATTTAATGAATTTATTGAAGATAAAGAGCAAACAAGAGAAGATATAGAAGCAAATGGACCTCGCCAAATTAGCCCCCAATTAACGAATTATCAAGAGCTTGTGACAAATTTAGATCCTGAACTAAAATTTTTACTAATAGCAGGACAGATTTCTGAAAATGATAAGAGTGATGGGACGGTTCCATTAAATAGTTCTTTAGGAATTTATGCTTTACTGAAAGAGAAAAAAATCGAGGTTCAATCAGAGGTTATCTACGGCGTTAACGCAGATCATAGCTCACTTCGTAAGAACGAAGAAGTTGATGATTACGTGGCAGAATTTTTATGGCAGTAA
- a CDS encoding QueT transporter family protein has product MEKQGVQTNTRILILNGLIAGLYIAITLAIAPIAQGPIQFRISESLNHIVVFNKKLMWGVFLGVVVFNLLFSQGGMMDVLFGGSQTLMALLLTANSEKWIKDTKKRMIFNTIVFSISMVLIALMISILSNQAIGSTFFWATYGTLFLSEAIIMSISAPVIYYMNKVVHFDRY; this is encoded by the coding sequence ATGGAAAAACAAGGGGTACAAACAAACACCCGAATACTGATTTTGAATGGACTAATAGCAGGGTTATATATTGCAATAACTTTAGCGATTGCACCGATTGCGCAAGGTCCAATTCAATTTAGAATTTCAGAAAGCTTGAATCATATCGTAGTTTTTAACAAGAAATTAATGTGGGGTGTCTTTTTAGGTGTAGTGGTCTTTAATTTATTATTTTCACAGGGAGGCATGATGGACGTCCTATTTGGAGGTTCACAAACCTTAATGGCACTGTTATTAACAGCCAATTCTGAAAAATGGATCAAAGACACGAAGAAGAGAATGATTTTTAATACCATCGTCTTTTCAATTAGTATGGTTTTAATTGCTCTTATGATTTCAATTTTAAGTAACCAAGCAATTGGATCAACTTTTTTCTGGGCAACTTACGGCACACTATTTTTAAGTGAAGCCATCATCATGAGTATCTCAGCACCAGTCATTTATTACATGAATAAAGTCGTTCACTTTGATCGATACTAA
- the sdaAA gene encoding L-serine ammonia-lyase, iron-sulfur-dependent, subunit alpha — MFQSIEELVALANQCGSIHEAMIQTEIETSQHSREVILEHMGKNLDVMMASIEKGVKGVTSVTGLTGGDATKMNDYLNKGDFLSGKTILTAVQNAVAVNEVNAEMGVICATPTAGSAGVAAGVLSALTEERGLTREQQINFLFTAGAFGLVIANNASISGAAGGCQAEIGSASAMASAALVEFCGGTPEQSAQAVAITIKNMMGLICDPVAGLVEVPCVKRNALGASQAYVSADMALAGITSVIPPDEVVEAMHRVGMQMPSIFKETAEGGLATTKTGLAISNKLYPKD; from the coding sequence ATGTTTCAATCAATTGAAGAATTAGTTGCTTTGGCTAATCAATGTGGATCAATTCATGAAGCAATGATTCAAACCGAAATCGAGACATCTCAACATTCTAGAGAAGTTATATTAGAACATATGGGAAAAAATTTAGATGTTATGATGGCTTCGATTGAAAAAGGCGTGAAAGGCGTAACTTCTGTTACTGGATTAACTGGAGGAGACGCGACTAAAATGAATGATTACCTTAATAAAGGTGATTTTTTAAGCGGTAAAACGATTTTAACAGCTGTTCAAAATGCTGTAGCCGTTAATGAAGTCAATGCAGAAATGGGCGTTATCTGTGCCACACCAACAGCTGGAAGTGCGGGCGTTGCGGCGGGTGTTTTATCTGCTTTAACTGAAGAACGCGGCTTAACTCGTGAACAACAAATTAATTTTCTATTTACAGCAGGCGCTTTTGGTTTAGTAATTGCTAATAACGCTTCTATCAGTGGCGCCGCTGGTGGTTGCCAAGCTGAGATTGGTTCAGCGAGTGCCATGGCGAGTGCTGCCTTAGTTGAATTTTGTGGTGGAACACCTGAACAATCAGCCCAAGCGGTTGCTATTACGATTAAAAATATGATGGGACTCATTTGTGATCCTGTGGCAGGACTTGTGGAAGTCCCTTGCGTGAAACGAAACGCTTTAGGCGCCTCACAAGCTTACGTTTCAGCTGATATGGCTTTAGCTGGTATTACAAGTGTGATTCCACCAGATGAAGTGGTAGAAGCAATGCACCGTGTGGGAATGCAAATGCCAAGTATCTTTAAAGAAACAGCTGAAGGCGGATTGGCAACTACCAAAACTGGTCTTGCCATTTCTAACAAGTTATATCCGAAAGATTAA
- the secE gene encoding preprotein translocase subunit SecE has product MKFLKSVIDEMKIVTWPTKTKLTKDVITVLQSTLLFAAFFWAADTVIGAIMQMFV; this is encoded by the coding sequence ATGAAATTTTTAAAAAGTGTTATCGATGAAATGAAGATCGTTACATGGCCAACAAAAACTAAGTTAACAAAAGATGTGATTACAGTTCTTCAATCAACATTACTTTTTGCAGCGTTCTTTTGGGCAGCTGATACAGTCATTGGCGCTATTATGCAAATGTTCGTCTAG
- a CDS encoding peptidoglycan DD-metalloendopeptidase family protein has protein sequence MKKLKTYFLLTLLVAQLGMMNTTTLASEIDSSQSYEQATKNQDALDLIDSIGERARALGQENNLYASVMIAQAILESGNGQSDLAKSPNFNLFGTKGSYEQLSVTYYASDVSGKLKQTEFRKYPSHQAAMEDYVTILKNGTAENKNLFKGAHKKEAKSYEEATKALTSTYSTDENYDQKLNSIIESYNLTRFDEVEVKVEEVKEVAPQEEEKEESPVVETNEFVLPVEGYSISSPFGHRGEEHHDGIDLAIAENSPVKAAKNGVVVGTGFDESAGNYVIIQHEDHLFTNYFHLNGIETQVGDTVKAGQLIGLVGSTGHSTGSHLHFGVSTEEWQGYLDPTNYLNF, from the coding sequence TTGAAAAAATTAAAAACTTATTTTTTATTAACTTTATTGGTCGCACAGTTAGGTATGATGAATACAACAACTTTGGCAAGTGAAATAGATAGTAGTCAATCTTATGAACAAGCAACTAAAAATCAAGATGCTTTAGACTTGATTGATTCAATAGGAGAGCGAGCTCGTGCATTAGGTCAAGAAAATAATTTGTATGCTTCTGTTATGATTGCTCAAGCTATTTTAGAATCTGGAAATGGTCAAAGTGATTTGGCTAAATCACCTAATTTTAATTTGTTTGGAACAAAGGGGTCTTATGAACAATTGTCTGTTACTTATTATGCTTCTGATGTTTCTGGAAAATTAAAACAAACAGAATTTAGAAAATACCCAAGTCATCAAGCGGCGATGGAAGATTATGTAACAATATTAAAGAATGGCACGGCAGAAAATAAAAATTTATTTAAAGGAGCTCATAAGAAAGAAGCCAAATCTTATGAAGAGGCAACAAAAGCTTTAACCAGTACTTATTCAACAGATGAAAACTATGATCAAAAATTAAATAGTATTATCGAGTCTTACAATTTAACGCGCTTTGACGAAGTAGAAGTTAAGGTTGAAGAAGTAAAAGAAGTAGCACCTCAAGAAGAGGAAAAAGAAGAATCTCCAGTTGTAGAAACCAACGAATTTGTTTTACCTGTGGAAGGTTATAGTATAAGCAGTCCTTTTGGTCACAGAGGGGAAGAACATCATGACGGAATTGATTTAGCCATTGCTGAAAATTCACCAGTTAAAGCGGCGAAAAATGGTGTCGTTGTAGGAACTGGTTTTGACGAATCAGCAGGGAATTATGTGATTATCCAACATGAGGATCATTTGTTTACTAATTACTTTCATTTAAATGGGATCGAAACACAAGTGGGAGATACAGTCAAAGCTGGTCAATTAATTGGCTTAGTAGGAAGTACGGGACATTCAACAGGTAGCCATTTACACTTTGGTGTGAGTACAGAAGAATGGCAAGGGTACTTAGACCCAACGAATTATTTAAACTTTTAA
- a CDS encoding diacylglycerol/lipid kinase family protein, whose translation MKKLTLHLIVNSQAGAGNAKKIYNISKDYLNKKNIEFIPYFTEYAGHEKKITRYLLKKILVDWQPNIDNFPLLVVLGGDGTLHEVINILQNHPNIPIGYIPGGSGNDFARAVSLSRKTEVALERLTSITQPTTIKVMEAHFKETNETRLILNNIGVGLDANIVTTANHSKSKKFLNQLRLGSLTYLAAVFKVLHKQEAFPISFKTDTHYHSFERAYLCSITNHPYFGGGVAIDPTASPYEDEISVVLIEKVNIFKILYLAVKILSKKHLTSKYVHHFKSRQLEITSSTDQFGQTDGEIIGKEPYHVKCHLTNHLFWL comes from the coding sequence ATGAAAAAACTTACTTTACACCTCATTGTAAATAGCCAAGCAGGTGCAGGTAACGCTAAAAAAATATATAACATTTCAAAAGACTATTTAAATAAAAAAAATATCGAATTTATTCCCTATTTTACTGAATACGCAGGACACGAGAAAAAAATCACTCGCTACTTACTCAAAAAAATATTAGTTGATTGGCAACCAAACATTGATAACTTCCCACTTTTAGTTGTTTTAGGTGGTGACGGGACCCTTCACGAAGTCATTAATATCCTTCAAAATCATCCAAATATTCCTATTGGTTACATCCCTGGGGGCTCTGGTAATGACTTTGCCCGTGCTGTCTCTTTATCGAGAAAAACAGAGGTTGCCTTAGAACGTTTGACGTCGATTACTCAACCAACAACGATTAAAGTAATGGAAGCTCACTTTAAAGAAACAAATGAAACACGGTTAATTTTAAATAATATTGGTGTTGGATTAGATGCTAATATTGTGACGACTGCCAATCATTCAAAATCTAAAAAATTCTTGAATCAGCTTCGCCTCGGTTCATTAACTTATCTAGCCGCTGTCTTTAAAGTCCTTCATAAACAAGAAGCCTTTCCAATTTCTTTCAAAACAGACACTCATTATCATAGTTTTGAGAGAGCTTATCTCTGCTCAATTACCAATCATCCTTACTTTGGTGGTGGCGTTGCGATTGATCCGACAGCTAGTCCTTACGAAGATGAAATTAGTGTGGTTTTGATTGAAAAAGTCAATATCTTTAAAATTTTATACTTAGCTGTTAAAATATTAAGCAAGAAGCACTTAACTTCAAAATATGTTCATCATTTTAAATCTAGACAGTTAGAAATCACCTCAAGCACCGACCAATTTGGACAAACAGACGGTGAAATCATTGGCAAAGAACCTTATCACGTTAAGTGCCACTTAACAAATCATCTCTTTTGGTTGTAA